A window from Musa acuminata AAA Group cultivar baxijiao chromosome BXJ3-10, Cavendish_Baxijiao_AAA, whole genome shotgun sequence encodes these proteins:
- the LOC135651709 gene encoding probable alpha,alpha-trehalose-phosphate synthase [UDP-forming] 9, producing the protein MPSFSSANLLELVAGDDSDFAASPLRPPILPRLMDAAADYDSPPASPSQRERRIIVSHRLPLRAATDPASPGGLSFSRDPDALALQLHSGLPPAAEVVHVGTLAATVDPVHHAAVSRILFDRFRCLPVFIPADLHRRFYDGFCKHYLWPLLHYLLPLSPSSLGGLPFDRALWLSYLSANKLFADRLIELLNPDDDLVWIHDYHLLALPTFLRRRSPRIKLGFFLHSPFPSSEIFRTIPVRDELLRALLNSDLVGFHTFDYARHFLSSCSRLLGLDYQSKRGYIGIEYYGRTVTVKILPVGIDMGQLKSVISSPETTAKVQELVEAYRDRILMLGVDDVDLFKGIGMKFLAVERLLEEHPQLRGQVVLVQIANPARSQGKDVQEVQDEIGSITKRINERFGRPGYQPIVLIYHAVPTYEKVAFYAVAECCIVNPVRDGMNLVPYDYTVCRHQSPALVHSPKKSMIVVSEFIGCSPSLSGAIRVNPWNVDAVAEAINLAITMPETEKQLRHEKHYKYVSSHDVAYWARSFDQDLQRACKDHFLRRCWGIGFGMSFRVVALGPNFRKLSLEYIVSAYQRTDSRLILLDYDGTMMPHASIVKKPSSEVISVLNGLCSDPKNVVFLVSGRGKDELSGWFAPCEKLGISAEHGYFTRWNKDAPWESCMLSTDFNWKKIAEPVMRLYMEATDGSSIEPKESALVWHHQEADPDFGSCQAKELLDHLENVLANEPVVVKRGQHIVEVNPQGISKGRVVENLMASLLSTGKAPDFLLCIGDDRSDEDMFESISSYTNNSSVPAIAEVFACTVGQKPSKAKYYLDDTVDVMKMLQGLANASSVQPPRPAQLRVSFEGSL; encoded by the exons ATGCCCTCCTTCTCCTCCGCCAACCTCCTCGAGCTGGTAGCCGGCGACGACTCCGACTTCGCCGCCTCCCCCCTCCGCCCTCCTATTCTCCCCCGCCTCATGGACGCCGCCGCCGACTATGATAGCCCCCCCGCCTCACCGTCGCAGCGGGAGCGGAGGATCATCGTTTCCCACCGCCTCCCCCTCCGTGCCGCCACTGACCCCGCCTCGCCCGGCGGCCTATCCTTCTCCCGGGACCCCGACGCGCTTGCTCTCCAGCTGCACTCCGGCCTCCCGCCCGCCGCTGAGGTTGTCCATGTCGGCACCCTCGCTGCCACCGTCGACCCCGTCCACCACGCCGCCGTCTCCCGCATCCTCTTCGACCGCTTCCGCTGTCTTCCTGTCTTCATCCCTGCTGACCTCCACCGCCGGTTCTACGACGGGTTTTGCAAGCACTATCTCTGGCCCCTCCTCCACTACCTCCTCCCTCTCTCGCCGTCCTCCCTTGGCGGCCTCCCCTTCGACCGCGCCCTCTGGCTTTCCTACCTCTCCGCCAACAAGCTCTTTGCCGACCGCCTCATCGAGCTCCTCAACCCGGACGACGATCTAGTGTGGATCCACGACTACCACCTCCTCGCCCTCCCGACCTTCCTCCGAAGGCGCTCCCCTCGCATAAAGTTGGGATTTTTCCTCCATTCTCCATTCCCTTCCTCGGAGATCTTCCGAACCATTCCTGTTCGGGATGAGCTCCTCCGGGCCCTCCTTAATTCCGATCTCGTTGGCTTCCACACCTTCGACTATGCCCGCCACTTCCTCTCCTCTTGCTCCCGATTGCTTGGCCTGGATTACCAGTCCAAGAGAGGCTATATTGGCATCGAGTACTATGGAAGGACGGTCACCGTCAAGATCCTCCCTGTTGGGATTGACATGGGTCAACTCAAATCAGTGATATCTTCTCCGGAGACAACTGCCAAAGTCCAAGAGCTCGTCGAGGCTTACAGAGATAGGATCTTGATGCTGGGAGTGGATGATGTTGATCTTTTCAAAGGTATCGGAATGAAGTTTCTTGCCGTGGAGCGGCTATTGGAGGAGCATCCGCAGTTGAGAGGGCAAGTTGTGCTGGTCCAGATCGCTAATCCAGCAAGGAGCCAGGGGAAGGATGTGCAAGAGGTCCAGGATGAGATAGGATCTATCACAAAGAGAATCAATGAACGTTTCGGTAGACCTGGATATCAGCCCATTGTATTGATCTACCATGCTGTACCAACCTATGAGAAGGTTGCCTTTTACGCAGTGGCTGAGTGCTGCATCGTGAATCCTGTTAGAGATGGGATGAATTTGGTCCCATACGACTACACAGTCTGCAGACATCAGAGCCCCGCACTGGTCCATTCTCCCAAGAAAAGTATGATTGTAGTATCAGAATTCATTGGGTGCTCGCCCTCCCTCAGTGGAGCTATTCGGGTCAATCCATGGAATGTGGATGCGGTGGCAGAAGCGATAAATTTGGCCATCACGATGCCGGAGACCGAGAAGCAGCTGCGGCATGAGAAGCATTATAAGTATGTCAGTTCCCACGACGTTGCATATTGGGCAAGGTCCTTCGATCAGGACTTGCAGCGAGCTTGCAAAGATCATTTCCTAAGACGGTGTTGGGGGATTGGATTTGGAATGAGCTTCCGTGTCGTTGCTCTTGGTCCTAATTTTAGGAAGCTGTCCCTTGAGTATATTGTTTCGGCATACCAGAGGACAGATAGTAGGCTTATCTTGCTTGATTATGATGGGACCATGATGCCTCATGCTTCTATTGTCAAAAAGCCAAGCAGTGAAGTTATTTCAGTTCTGAACGGATTATGCAGTGACCCAAAGAATGTTGTCTTTCTGGTCAGTGGTCGGGGAAAAGATGAGTTGAGCGGATGGTTTGCACCATGTGAAAAGTTAGGGATATCTGCGGAGCATGGATATTTCACGAG GTGGAATAAAGATGCTCCATGGGAGTCGTGCATGTTGTCTACAGACTTCAATTGGAAGAAGATTGCAGAACCTGTGATGAGACTCTACATGGAGGCCACAGATGGATCCTCCATAGAACCTAAAGAAAGCGCATTAGTTTGGCATCATCAAGAGGCTGATCCAGATTTTGGTTCATGTCAAGCAAAGGAACTCCTTGATCATCTTGAGAATGTGCTTGCCAATGAACCTGTAGTTGTAAAAAGAGGCCAACATATTGTAGAAGTGAACCCTCAG GGGATAAGCAAAGGCAGGGTGGTCGAAAATCTCATGGCATCTCTGTTGAGTACGGGAAAGGCACCAGATTTTTTACTATGCATAGGTGACGATAGGTCAGACGAAGACATGTTTGAGAGCATCAGCAGTTATACAAATAATTCATCAGTTCCAGCAATTGCCGAAGTCTTTGCATGCACGGTCGGCCAAAAACCAAGCAAGGCAAAGTATTATCTCGACGATACAGTGGATGTCATGAAAATGCTTCAGGGCCTAGCCAATGCATCATCCGTGCAACCGCCCAGACCTGCGCAGCTTCGAGTCTCGTTTGAAGGTTCTCTCTAA
- the LOC135651711 gene encoding vacuolar protein sorting-associated protein 22 homolog 1-like isoform X1, which produces MLSSLTASLVPPGVIVNTLVLFSLMSTSPAASGIVCTLFHWVIDWINVSMRRRPGIAGLKSAAAARDQYRLVGENVARIRADVMKEQLETFRTQLEDFARKHKNDIRKNPTFRSQFHEMCAKVGVDPLASNKGFWAELLGIGDFYYELGVQIVDICLSTRSHNGGLINLQELCSLLCQRRKVAREAVTEDDCLRAISKLKVLGSGFEVISVGKKKLVRSVPTELNKDHNEILEVAQAQGYVTIEELEKRLSWSSGRAIDALETLLKEGLAMIDDGHRDGKRRYWFPCVASIFSAPGSDGFRSL; this is translated from the exons ATGCTGTCCTCCCTCACGGCGTCATTGGTCCCTCCAGGAGTCATCGTCAACACACTAGTCCTCTTTTCTTTGATGTCCACTTCGCCTGCTGCGTCTGGAATTGTCTGCACATTGTTTCATTGGGTGATTGATTGGATAAACGT AAGCATGAGGAGAAGACCTGGGATTGCAGGTTTAAAGAGTGCGGCTGCTGCACGG GATCAATATCGACTAGTTGGTGAAAATGTTGCCAGGATCAGGGCAGATGTCATGAAGGAACAGCTCGAAACATTTCGAACTCAGTTAGAGGATTTTGCTCGCAAGCACAAG AATGACATCCGTAAAAACCCCACATTTAGATCACAATTCCATGAGATGTGTGCCAAAGTTGGAGTTGATCCTCTGGCCTCAAACAAGGGATTTTGGGCTGAGTTGCTAGGGATTGGTGACTTCTATTATGAGCTTG GAGTTCAGATTGTAGACATATGCTTGTCAACTAGATCTCACAATGGAGGTTTAATCAACTTGCAAGAGCTCTGTAGTCTTCTTTGTCAGAGGCGTAAAGTTGCTCGGGAGGCTGTTACTGAAGATGACTGCCTCCGTGCTATAAGTAAGCTAAAG GTCCTGGGTAGCGGTTTTGAAGTTATATCAGTTGGCAAGAAAAAGCTTGTTCGTTCGGTGCCTACTGAATTGAACAAGGATCATAATGAAATTCTTGAAGTGGCTCAG GCTCAAGGCTACGTGACCATCGAAGAACTCGAGAAGAGACTTTCCTGGTCCTCTGGTCGTGCGATCGATGCTCTTGAGACTCTGTTGAAG GAAGGTCTTGCCATGATCGACGATGGTCATAGAGATGGAAAGCGTCGGTATTGGTTTCCCTGTGTGGCTTCCATTTTCTCTGCCCCAGGATCAGATGGTTTTAGATCTTTGTAG
- the LOC135651711 gene encoding vacuolar protein sorting-associated protein 22 homolog 1-like isoform X2, with protein sequence MRRRPGIAGLKSAAAARDQYRLVGENVARIRADVMKEQLETFRTQLEDFARKHKNDIRKNPTFRSQFHEMCAKVGVDPLASNKGFWAELLGIGDFYYELGVQIVDICLSTRSHNGGLINLQELCSLLCQRRKVAREAVTEDDCLRAISKLKVLGSGFEVISVGKKKLVRSVPTELNKDHNEILEVAQAQGYVTIEELEKRLSWSSGRAIDALETLLKEGLAMIDDGHRDGKRRYWFPCVASIFSAPGSDGFRSL encoded by the exons ATGAGGAGAAGACCTGGGATTGCAGGTTTAAAGAGTGCGGCTGCTGCACGG GATCAATATCGACTAGTTGGTGAAAATGTTGCCAGGATCAGGGCAGATGTCATGAAGGAACAGCTCGAAACATTTCGAACTCAGTTAGAGGATTTTGCTCGCAAGCACAAG AATGACATCCGTAAAAACCCCACATTTAGATCACAATTCCATGAGATGTGTGCCAAAGTTGGAGTTGATCCTCTGGCCTCAAACAAGGGATTTTGGGCTGAGTTGCTAGGGATTGGTGACTTCTATTATGAGCTTG GAGTTCAGATTGTAGACATATGCTTGTCAACTAGATCTCACAATGGAGGTTTAATCAACTTGCAAGAGCTCTGTAGTCTTCTTTGTCAGAGGCGTAAAGTTGCTCGGGAGGCTGTTACTGAAGATGACTGCCTCCGTGCTATAAGTAAGCTAAAG GTCCTGGGTAGCGGTTTTGAAGTTATATCAGTTGGCAAGAAAAAGCTTGTTCGTTCGGTGCCTACTGAATTGAACAAGGATCATAATGAAATTCTTGAAGTGGCTCAG GCTCAAGGCTACGTGACCATCGAAGAACTCGAGAAGAGACTTTCCTGGTCCTCTGGTCGTGCGATCGATGCTCTTGAGACTCTGTTGAAG GAAGGTCTTGCCATGATCGACGATGGTCATAGAGATGGAAAGCGTCGGTATTGGTTTCCCTGTGTGGCTTCCATTTTCTCTGCCCCAGGATCAGATGGTTTTAGATCTTTGTAG
- the LOC103969075 gene encoding WAT1-related protein At4g30420, producing the protein MADSFLEEYKPGLAMVAVQCIYAAMALSAKAAFTHGMSPMVFVVYRQAIASLVLLPINIITKRGNIGQIDLGTRGFCLVFLASLIGATLNQFFYYRGMDLASSSVATAMTNLIPAITFVMAASLGLEKVKARSLRSMAKVIGTVICVGGATAMAFLKGPRLLSMEFRHLLLGSATDKWVVGALFLIGSSCCWSFWLILQVPICNDYLDPLSLSTWMCLISTFQSATITFFLEPQLSSWKITSLVELLSCLFAGIFGSGVTFYLQSWCISVRGPLFSAMFNPLSTVITTVLALILLHEQLHLGSLVGAVAVVSGLYMVLWGKAKDLDPKRRSQPGDDAHKVTIVIEPKQSYKTDLTKPLMEERAEEAVEK; encoded by the exons ATGGCTGACTCTTTCCTCGAGGAGTACAAGCCCGGATTGGCCATGGTGGCCGTCCAGTGCATCTACGCCGCCATGGCCCTCTCGGCCAAGGCAGCCTTCACCCACGGCATGAGCCCCATGGTATTCGTCGTCTACCGGCAGGCCATTGCCTCCCTCGTCTTGCTTCCTATAAACATCATCACTAAAAG GGGGAACATAGGTCAGATCGACTTGGGAACGAGAGGCTTTTGTTTGGTGTTTCTTGCTTCGCTGATTGG TGCCACCCTCAACCAGTTCTTCTACTACCGAGGGATGGACTTGGCGTCCTCATCAGTGGCCACAGCAATGACCAACCTAATCCCAGCAATCACATTTGTTATGGCAGCCTCTCTGGG CCTAGAGAAAGTGAAAGCGAGGAGCCTGAGAAGCATGGCTAAAGTGATTGGCACCGTCATCTGCGTTGGAGGCGCGACCGCCATGGCATTCTTGAAAGGCCCGAGGCTTCTATCCATGGAGTTTCGACACCTGCTGTTGGGTTCAGCAACCGATAAGTGGGTCGTCGGCGCACTTTTCCTCATCGGAAGCAGCTGCTGCTGGTCGTTTTGGCTCATCTTGCAGGTGCCGATCTGCAACGACTACTTAGACCCGTTGTCGCTGTCAACATGGATGTGCTTGATATCAACCTTCCAATCCGCCACTATCACATTTTTCTTAGAACCACAGTTGAGTTCATGGAAGATCACTTCGCTGGTTGAGCTCTTGAGTTGCTTATTTGCG GGAATTTTCGGGTCTGGAGTCACCTTCTACCTGCAATCATGGTGCATATCGGTGAGGGGACCGCTCTTCTCTGCAATGTTCAACCCACTTTCGACAGTCATCACCACAGTCTTGGCTTTGATACTGCTGCATGAGCAACTCCATCTTGGAAG CTTGGTTGGTGCAGTTGCAGTGGTGAGCGGGCTGTACATGGTTTTGTGGGGCAAAGCCAAGGATTTGGACCCCAAGAGGAGGTCACAACCGGGAGATGACGCCCACAAAGTGACCATAGTAATAGAACCAAAACAGAGTTATAAAACAGACCTAACCAAACCACTGATGGAGGAAAGAGCAGAAGAGGCAGTGGAAAAGTAG
- the LOC103969874 gene encoding F-box/kelch-repeat protein At1g15670-like: MIPGLTDDAARECLTRVPYNAFPTLFSVCKVWRQELRDPTFHRFRKSTGIAQPVVVLVQPYCTYYNSPGLMVYRFVIFEPATGVWSSLPPCPNLTHGLPHLCRLAAVGTELVVVGGWKIDTCLTTDEVHVYDFVSGEWRRGSPLPWPLRSSFACAATHDSDKGCRTVYVAGGHDGSANPLRSALAYDVGGDSWKPLPDMARKPFNCRGVILRGKFVVLHRHCAEAFDPAAGSWGPVEELVPPGEQYPTICVAGVDGSIYRCVGREVMVQLDGGVWATVAKLPSEMRVAMNAVAWEGKLMVMGIGMRNGALVAKILDIKATTTMTTPASASASWRNVEVPPEYQWHVEVACCLVI, translated from the coding sequence ATGATTCCAGGCCTCACCGACGACGCGGCACGCGAGTGCCTTACTCGAGTCCCCTACAATGCCTTCCCCACCCTCTTCTCAGTCTGCAAGGTCTGGCGGCAGGAGCTTCGCGACCCGACGTTCCACCGGTTCCGGAAATCCACCGGCATCGCTCAACCCGTTGTCGTCCTGGTCCAGCCTTACTGCACCTACTACAACAGTCCAGGACTCATGGTCTACCGCTTCGTCATCTTCGAACCGGCCACCGGTGTTTGGAGTTCCCTCCCCCCCTGCCCCAACCTAACCCATGGGCTCCCGCACTTATGCCGGCTCGCCGCTGTCGGTACCGAGCTCGTCGTCGTCGGTGGATGGAAAATTGACACCTGCCTCACAACCGACGAGGTTCACGTCTACGACTTCGTATCTGGAGAGTGGCGCCGCGGGTCCCCCCTCCCGTGGCCCCTGCGGTCCTCCTTCGCCTGCGCGGCGACGCACGATTCCGACAAGGGCTGCCGAACGGTGTACGTAGCCGGCGGGCATGACGGGAGCGCGAACCCGCTTCGGTCCGCGCTGGCGTACGACGTGGGAGGAGACTCGTGGAAGCCGCTGCCCGACATGGCGCGCAAGCCCTTCAATTGCCGCGGGGTGATCCTGCGCGGCAAGTTCGTCGTCCTCCACAGGCACTGCGCGGAGGCCTTCGACCCGGCCGCGGGTAGTTGGGGCCCCGTGGAGGAGTTGGTGCCTCCGGGGGAGCAATATCCGACGATATGCGTCGCGGGAGTGGACGGGAGCATTTACCGGTGCGTGGGGAGGGAAGTGATGGTACAGCTAGACGGCGGCGTGTGGGCTACGGTGGCCAAGCTGCCGAGCGAAATGCGTGTGGCGATGAACGCGGTGGCATGGGAGGGGAAGCTGATGGTGATGGGAATAGGGATGCGCAACGGCGCCCTTGTGGCGAAAATTCTCGACATAAAAGCAACTACGACGATGACGACACCGGCTTCGGCGTCGGCGTCGTGGAGGAACGTGGAGGTGCCGCCGGAGTACCAATGGCACGTGGAGGTGGCTTGTTGCTTGGTAATCTAA
- the LOC135651464 gene encoding F-box/kelch-repeat protein At1g15670-like — protein MEDLIPGLTDDVARECLARVPFINLRTLLLVCKLWRQELRNPTFHRFRKSIGIAQPVVVLVQPVPYSAQPTLPGPVVYRLVIFETTTGVWRSLPPCPFLPHGLPLFCWLAAVGTELVVVGGWKPPTWATTDEVHVYDFLSGEWRCGSPLPSPLRSYFACAAMHDSDKGCREVYIAGGRDERKNALRSALAYDLASGSWKPLPDMARERYECRGVILRGKFLVLGRYSAETFDMAAGSWGPMEGAAVEEEEEYPALYVTGEDGRLYRCAGREVMVQLEGSVWAKVAELPSGMRQALYAVPWEGKLMVIGFGHDYGFSANILGMKATTTRTTMAAATWKKIEVPPEYRRSVLGACCLFI, from the coding sequence ATGGAGGATCTGATTCCCGGCCTCACCGACGACGTGGCACGCGAGTGCCTCGCTCGAGTTCCCTTCATTAACTTACGCACCCTTTTGTTAGTCTGCAAGCTCTGGCGGCAGGAGCTTCGCAACCCGACGTTCCACCGGTTCCGGAAATCCATCGGCATCGCTCAACCAGTTGTCGTGCTGGTCCAACCTGTGCCTTATTCCGCCCAGCCCACCTTGCCAGGGCCCGTGGTCTACCGCCTCGTCATCTTCGAAACGACCACCGGTGTTTGGAGATCCCTCCCCCCCTGCCCCTTCCTACCTCATGGGCTCCCGCTCTTCTGCTGGCTCGCAGCTGTCGGTACCGAGCTCGTCGTCGTCGGTGGATGGAAACCTCCCACCTGGGCCACAACCGACGAAGTCCACGTCTACGACTTCTTATCGGGCGAGTGGCGCTGCGGGTCCCCCCTCCCGAGCCCCCTGCGGTCCTACTTCGCCTGCGCGGCGATGCACGATTCCGACAAGGGCTGCCGAGAGGTGTACATAGCCGGCGGGCGTGACGAGAGAAAGAACGCGCTGCGGTCCGCGCTGGCGTACGACTTGGCAAGCGGCTCGTGGAAGCCGTTGCCCGACATGGCGCGCGAGCGCTACGAGTGCCGCGGGGTGATCCTGCGCGGCAAGTTCCTCGTCCTTGGCAGGTACTCCGCGGAGACCTTTGATATGGCTGCGGGGAGTTGGGGCCCCATGGAGGGGGccgcggtggaggaggaggaggaataccCCGCGTTGTATGTCACTGGAGAGGACGGGAGGCTGTACCGGTGCGCGGGGAGGGAAGTGATGGTACAGCTGGAGGGCAGCGTGTGGGCTAAGGTTGCAGAGCTACCGAGCGGAATGAGGCAGGCGCTATACGCGGTGCCGTGGGAGGGAAAACTGATGGTGATCGGCTTCGGGCACGATTATGGCTTTTCGGCGAACATTCTCGGCATGAAAGCGACTACGACGAGGACGACAATGGCTGCGGCGACGTGGAAGAAGATTGAGGTGCCGCCGGAGTACCGAAGATCCGTTCTAGGAGCGTGTTGTTTGTTTATCTAA